Proteins from one Mycobacterium sp. HUMS_12744610 genomic window:
- a CDS encoding universal stress protein yields the protein MGAYQVVVVGTDGSDSSMRAVDRAAQLAGADAKLIIASAYLPQHQDARAADALGAESYKVSGTAPIYAILRDAKERARAAGAKNVDERPIVGAPVDVLVNLAEEEKADLLVVGNVGLSTIAGRLLGSVPANVSRRAKVDVLIVHTTS from the coding sequence ATGGGCGCCTATCAGGTCGTGGTGGTAGGAACCGACGGCTCGGACTCGTCGATGCGCGCGGTGGACCGGGCGGCGCAACTCGCCGGGGCCGACGCCAAGTTGATCATCGCGTCGGCGTATTTACCTCAACATCAGGACGCCCGGGCCGCCGACGCCCTGGGGGCGGAGAGCTACAAGGTGTCCGGCACCGCGCCGATTTACGCGATCCTGCGCGACGCCAAGGAGCGGGCACGCGCGGCCGGCGCCAAGAACGTCGACGAGCGGCCGATCGTCGGTGCTCCGGTTGACGTCCTGGTGAATCTTGCCGAGGAGGAGAAGGCCGACCTGCTCGTCGTCGGCAACGTCGGCCTGAGCACGATCGCGGGACGGCTGCTGGGATCGGTGCCGGCCAACGTGTCCCGCCGAGCCAAGGTCGACGTGCTGATCGTGCACACCACGTCGTAG
- a CDS encoding glycosyltransferase family 39 protein: MSMHTLEQRVPESPEAAGAPAGAPPRSRLLDPWAVAALAAVVSAAWACRPSLWFDEGATISAAANRTLPELWRLLGHIDAVHGLYYLVMHGWFAIFPPTEFWSRLPSALAVGAAAAGVTVFTRQFTTRVTAVCAGVVFAILPRITWAGMEARSYAFAVAAAIWLTVLLVAAVRSNRARLWAGYALGLALSILLSLNLVLLVTVHAIALALLAPKGARKSPVIRWAIATTVAVGAITPFLMFAHGQVFQVNWIFPVSWHYAFDIVLRQYFDHSVPFAVLTAVLIVAAIAARWRGAPAPAGQTRGLLLLCAAWVVIPTGLVVVYSAVVEPIYFPRYLILTTPAVAVIMAVCIVTIAREPWPIAGVVLLFAVAAVPNYLFIQRWPYAKEGWDYSQVADLIGSHAAPGDCLMVDNTVGWRPGPVRALLSTRPGAFRSLIDLERGAYGPKVGWLWDGHIAVWLTTAKINNCSTIWTITNKDGSLPDHQAGPSLPPGAFGHAPAYRFPAYLGFHIVERWQFHYSQVVKSTR; encoded by the coding sequence ATGTCCATGCACACCCTTGAGCAGCGGGTTCCGGAGTCCCCCGAGGCCGCGGGGGCCCCGGCGGGCGCCCCGCCGCGCAGCAGGTTGCTCGACCCGTGGGCCGTCGCCGCGCTGGCCGCCGTCGTCAGCGCGGCCTGGGCGTGCCGGCCTTCGCTGTGGTTCGACGAGGGGGCGACGATCTCGGCGGCGGCCAACCGCACGCTGCCCGAGTTGTGGCGGCTGCTGGGCCACATCGATGCCGTGCACGGCCTGTACTACCTGGTGATGCATGGCTGGTTCGCGATCTTCCCGCCGACGGAGTTCTGGTCGCGGCTGCCCAGCGCGCTGGCAGTCGGCGCCGCCGCCGCCGGCGTCACGGTGTTCACCCGGCAGTTCACGACGCGGGTGACCGCGGTGTGTGCGGGTGTCGTGTTCGCCATCCTGCCGCGCATCACCTGGGCGGGCATGGAAGCACGCTCCTACGCCTTCGCCGTCGCGGCGGCCATCTGGCTGACGGTATTGCTGGTCGCCGCCGTCCGGAGCAACCGGGCGCGTCTGTGGGCGGGGTACGCGCTGGGCCTGGCGCTGTCGATCCTGCTGAGCCTCAACCTGGTCCTGCTCGTGACGGTGCACGCCATCGCGCTGGCGTTGTTGGCTCCCAAGGGGGCCCGCAAGTCGCCCGTGATTCGGTGGGCGATCGCCACGACCGTCGCGGTGGGCGCGATTACACCCTTCCTGATGTTCGCCCACGGCCAGGTCTTCCAGGTCAACTGGATCTTCCCGGTCAGCTGGCACTACGCCTTCGACATCGTCCTGCGGCAGTACTTCGACCACAGCGTCCCCTTCGCCGTCCTCACCGCCGTGCTGATCGTCGCGGCGATCGCAGCCCGGTGGCGCGGCGCGCCGGCCCCGGCGGGCCAGACCCGCGGACTGCTGTTGCTGTGCGCGGCGTGGGTCGTCATCCCGACCGGGCTCGTCGTCGTGTACTCGGCCGTCGTCGAACCGATCTACTTCCCGCGCTACCTGATCCTCACCACGCCCGCGGTGGCCGTCATCATGGCGGTCTGCATCGTCACGATCGCGCGCGAGCCGTGGCCGATCGCCGGGGTGGTGCTGCTTTTCGCCGTCGCCGCGGTGCCGAACTACCTGTTCATCCAGCGCTGGCCGTACGCAAAAGAAGGCTGGGACTACAGCCAGGTGGCCGATCTGATCGGCTCCCATGCCGCACCCGGGGACTGCCTGATGGTGGACAACACCGTGGGTTGGCGGCCCGGGCCGGTCCGCGCCCTGCTCTCCACCCGGCCGGGGGCATTCCGGTCGCTGATCGACCTCGAGCGCGGTGCGTACGGGCCCAAGGTGGGCTGGCTGTGGGACGGGCACATCGCGGTGTGGCTTACGACGGCCAAGATCAACAACTGCTCCACGATCTGGACCATCACCAACAAGGACGGTTCACTGCCGGACCACCAGGCCGGGCCCTCGTTACCACCGGGGGCGTTCGGGCATGCCCCGGCGTATCGCTTCCCGGCCTACCTCGGGTTCCACATCGTCGAGCGCTGGCAGTTCCACTACTCGCAGGTGGTCAAGTCGACCCGCTGA
- a CDS encoding MFS transporter, which produces MTETAEVAGKWRDLLRGRYLRTSLVLAGGVALYATNEFLTSSLLPNTVAEIGGARLYAWVTTLYLVGSVVAATMVNPILLRAGPRSSYLSGLGVFAVASLVCAAAPDMAVLIAGRALQGVAGGLLAGLGYAVINAALPRALWTRGSALVSAMWGVATVVGPATGGLFAQFGLWRWAFVAMAVLSALMAALVPAALAASRADRVAATPVLKVPVLSLLILGVAALAVSVAQIPRDVGATAALLVAGVGLSVRFVVVDRRAHAAVLPPSVFGPGPLKWVYLAMAGLMGAAMVNTYVPLFGQQLAHLRPVVAGFLGAALAFGWTVSEIVSASLDDPRVIGRVIVAAPMVVASGLALGALTQRADASAGIAASWAVGLLVAGIGIGMAWPHLSVRAMESVDDPAESGAAAAAINTVQLVAAAFGASLAGVVVNTAHGGGVVAARWLFTVFTVLSAAGVISGYRASRRAA; this is translated from the coding sequence GTGACCGAGACGGCGGAAGTCGCGGGCAAGTGGCGGGACCTGCTGCGCGGCAGGTATCTGCGGACCTCGCTCGTGCTGGCCGGCGGCGTCGCGCTCTACGCCACCAACGAGTTCCTCACCAGCAGCCTGCTGCCGAACACCGTCGCCGAGATCGGCGGCGCCCGCCTCTACGCATGGGTGACGACGCTCTACCTGGTCGGGTCGGTGGTCGCCGCCACCATGGTCAACCCGATCCTGCTGCGGGCCGGCCCGCGGTCGTCGTACCTGTCCGGGCTGGGCGTCTTCGCCGTCGCCAGCCTGGTGTGCGCGGCGGCCCCCGACATGGCGGTGCTGATCGCCGGACGCGCCCTGCAAGGGGTGGCCGGTGGGCTGCTGGCAGGGCTTGGCTATGCGGTCATCAACGCGGCGCTGCCGCGGGCGTTGTGGACCCGCGGTTCTGCGCTGGTGTCGGCGATGTGGGGCGTCGCCACCGTCGTCGGTCCCGCCACCGGTGGCCTCTTCGCCCAGTTCGGCCTGTGGCGGTGGGCTTTCGTCGCGATGGCTGTGCTGAGCGCACTCATGGCCGCGCTGGTTCCGGCGGCGCTGGCCGCGTCACGCGCGGACCGCGTCGCGGCGACGCCGGTGCTGAAGGTGCCGGTGTTGTCGCTGCTGATCCTGGGGGTGGCCGCGCTGGCGGTCAGCGTCGCGCAGATCCCCCGTGACGTCGGTGCGACCGCGGCCCTGCTCGTGGCGGGCGTGGGGCTGTCCGTCCGCTTCGTGGTCGTCGACCGGCGGGCGCATGCAGCAGTGCTGCCGCCCAGCGTGTTCGGTCCCGGGCCGTTGAAGTGGGTGTACCTGGCGATGGCGGGGCTGATGGGCGCCGCGATGGTGAACACCTACGTGCCGCTGTTCGGTCAGCAACTGGCGCATTTGAGGCCGGTGGTGGCCGGGTTCCTGGGAGCGGCGCTGGCGTTCGGTTGGACGGTCAGCGAGATCGTCAGCGCCTCCCTGGACGATCCGCGGGTGATCGGGCGCGTGATCGTGGCCGCACCCATGGTGGTGGCCTCGGGCCTGGCGCTGGGTGCGCTCACCCAGCGCGCCGACGCCTCGGCTGGCATCGCCGCGTCGTGGGCGGTGGGGTTGCTCGTCGCCGGGATCGGGATTGGGATGGCCTGGCCACATCTTTCGGTGCGTGCGATGGAATCCGTCGACGACCCGGCCGAGAGCGGCGCGGCCGCGGCCGCGATCAACACGGTGCAGCTGGTCGCCGCGGCGTTCGGCGCAAGCCTGGCCGGCGTGGTCGTCAACACCGCCCACGGCGGCGGCGTGGTGGCCGCCCGGTGGCTGTTCACGGTCTTCACCGTGCTCAGCGCCGCGGGCGTCATCTCCGGGTATCGGGCCTCCCGGCGCGCGGCCTGA
- the uvrB gene encoding excinuclease ABC subunit UvrB: MAFATEHPVVAHSEYRAVEDVVRTGARFEVVSPHSPAGDQPAAIDELERRIRAGERDVVLLGATGTGKSATTAWLIERLQRPTLVMAPNKTLAAQLANELREMLPHNAVEYFVSYYDYYQPEAYIAQTDTYIEKDSSINDDVERLRHSATSSLLSRRDVVVVASVSCIYGLGTPQSYLDRSVELQVGTEVARDALLRLLVDVQYTRNDLSFTRGSFRVRGDTMEIIPSYEELAVRVEFFGDEIEALYYLHPLTGEVIRQVDSLRIFPATHYVAGPERMAQAISTIEEELAERLAELEGQGKLLEAQRLRMRTNYDIEMMRQVGFCSGIENYSRHIDGRPAGSAPATLLDYFPEDFLLVIDESHVTVPQIGGMYEGDMSRKRNLVEYGFRLPSAVDNRPLTWEEFADRIGQTVYLSATPGPYELSQSGGEFVEQVIRPTGLVDPKVVVKPTKGQIDDLIGEIRKRTDADQRVLVTTLTKKMAEDLTDYLLEMGIRVRYLHSEVDTLRRVELLRQLRLGEYDVLVGINLLREGLDLPEVSLVAILDADKEGFLRSSRSLIQTIGRAARNVSGEVHMYADTITESMKEAIDETERRRAKQIAYNEAHGIDPQPLRKKIADILDQVYREAADTDATDGVQIGGSGRNSSRGRRAQGEPGRAVSAGVFEGRDTAGMPRAELADLIKDLTAQMMAAARDLQFELAARFRDEIADLKKELRGMDAAGLK, translated from the coding sequence ATGGCATTTGCTACCGAGCATCCGGTCGTCGCGCACTCGGAATACCGTGCGGTCGAGGACGTGGTGCGGACCGGGGCGCGTTTCGAGGTGGTCAGCCCCCACTCGCCGGCCGGCGACCAGCCGGCCGCCATCGACGAGCTGGAGCGCCGCATCCGGGCCGGCGAGCGCGACGTGGTGCTGCTCGGCGCCACCGGTACGGGTAAGTCGGCGACCACCGCCTGGCTCATCGAGCGCCTGCAGCGCCCTACACTGGTGATGGCGCCGAACAAGACGCTGGCCGCCCAGCTTGCCAACGAGCTGCGAGAGATGTTGCCGCACAACGCCGTCGAGTACTTCGTGTCGTACTACGACTACTACCAGCCCGAGGCCTACATCGCGCAGACCGACACCTACATCGAGAAGGACAGCTCCATCAACGACGACGTGGAGCGGTTGCGGCACTCCGCGACGTCGTCGCTGTTGTCGCGCCGCGACGTGGTGGTGGTCGCGTCGGTGTCGTGCATCTACGGCCTGGGCACCCCGCAGTCCTACCTGGACCGCTCCGTGGAGCTGCAGGTCGGCACCGAGGTGGCCCGGGACGCCCTGCTGCGGCTGCTGGTCGACGTGCAGTACACCCGCAACGACCTGTCGTTCACCCGCGGCTCGTTCCGGGTGCGCGGCGACACGATGGAGATCATCCCCTCCTACGAAGAGCTGGCGGTTCGGGTCGAGTTCTTCGGCGACGAGATCGAGGCGCTGTACTACCTGCACCCGCTGACCGGGGAGGTGATCCGCCAGGTCGACTCGCTGCGGATCTTCCCCGCCACCCACTATGTGGCCGGTCCCGAGCGGATGGCCCAGGCGATCTCCACCATCGAGGAGGAGCTCGCCGAGCGGCTCGCCGAGCTGGAAGGGCAGGGCAAGCTGCTGGAGGCCCAGCGGCTGCGGATGCGCACCAACTACGACATCGAGATGATGCGCCAGGTCGGTTTCTGCTCCGGCATCGAGAACTACTCCCGCCACATCGACGGCCGGCCGGCGGGTTCGGCGCCGGCGACGCTGCTGGACTACTTCCCGGAGGACTTCCTGCTCGTCATCGACGAGTCGCACGTGACCGTGCCGCAGATCGGAGGCATGTACGAGGGCGACATGTCCCGCAAGCGCAACCTGGTGGAATACGGGTTCCGGCTGCCCTCGGCGGTCGACAACCGCCCGCTGACCTGGGAGGAGTTCGCCGACCGGATCGGGCAGACGGTGTACCTGTCGGCCACGCCCGGACCCTACGAGCTGAGTCAGTCCGGCGGCGAGTTCGTCGAGCAGGTGATCCGCCCCACCGGCCTGGTGGACCCCAAGGTCGTGGTCAAGCCCACCAAGGGCCAGATCGACGACCTGATCGGCGAGATCCGCAAGCGCACCGACGCCGACCAGCGGGTGCTGGTGACGACCCTGACCAAGAAGATGGCCGAGGACCTCACCGACTACCTGCTCGAGATGGGCATCCGGGTGCGCTACCTGCACTCCGAGGTGGACACGCTGCGCCGCGTCGAACTGCTGCGCCAGCTGCGGCTCGGTGAGTACGACGTGCTGGTCGGCATCAACCTGCTGCGGGAGGGTCTCGACCTGCCCGAGGTGTCGCTGGTGGCCATCCTCGACGCCGACAAGGAGGGGTTCCTGCGGTCGTCGCGCAGCCTGATCCAGACGATCGGCCGCGCCGCCCGCAACGTCTCCGGGGAGGTGCACATGTACGCCGACACGATCACCGAGTCGATGAAGGAGGCCATCGACGAGACCGAACGGCGCCGGGCCAAGCAGATCGCCTACAACGAGGCCCACGGCATCGACCCCCAACCGCTGCGCAAGAAGATCGCCGACATCCTCGACCAGGTCTACCGCGAGGCGGCTGACACTGATGCCACCGATGGCGTCCAAATAGGGGGATCCGGCCGCAACTCCTCCCGCGGGCGGCGCGCCCAGGGCGAGCCCGGCCGCGCCGTCAGCGCCGGCGTCTTCGAGGGCCGCGACACTGCCGGCATGCCGCGCGCCGAGCTGGCCGACCTGATCAAGGACCTCACCGCCCAGATGATGGCCGCCGCGCGCGATCTGCAGTTCGAGCTGGCCGCCCGGTTCCGCGACGAGATCGCCGACCTGAAGAAGGAGCTGCGGGGGATGGACGCCGCCGGTCTCAAGTGA
- a CDS encoding group II intron maturase-specific domain-containing protein translates to MAGLARSNYPGRPSPVVADEEPLVFSSVKVQQLQRALWAAAKQSSGRRFHALYDRIYRGDVLWEAWERVRKNKGVAGVDRITLAAVEDYGVDRMLRELRRDLRAGTYHPISPLLVNIFLHVLDTELSRRDVGELVRYADDGVVLCRSAAQAEHALAAVGEILASSGLRLHPEKTKVVDLREGREGLDFLGCHFRAGMSGRLWEQCRIVRYYLHRWPSQRAMTRLRAKVRDRTGRNRVGMDIGDVIADLNPILRGWGNYFRTGNAAKKFRQADWYVVHRLFNGHGLHRLRGTIRYPKAA, encoded by the coding sequence ATGGCCGGGCTTGCCCGGTCCAACTACCCCGGCAGGCCATCGCCTGTCGTAGCCGACGAGGAACCGTTGGTGTTCTCGTCGGTGAAAGTGCAACAACTGCAACGGGCGCTATGGGCTGCGGCCAAGCAGTCTTCGGGTCGGCGTTTCCATGCCCTGTATGACCGTATCTACAGGGGTGACGTCCTGTGGGAGGCGTGGGAGCGGGTGCGTAAGAACAAGGGCGTGGCCGGGGTGGATCGGATCACCTTGGCTGCGGTGGAGGACTACGGCGTGGACCGCATGTTGCGTGAGTTGCGCCGTGACCTTCGTGCAGGGACATACCATCCGATTTCGCCGCTGCTGGTCAACATCTTCTTGCACGTGCTCGACACCGAGCTGTCCCGCAGGGATGTGGGGGAGTTGGTGCGCTACGCCGATGATGGTGTGGTGTTGTGCCGCAGCGCGGCACAAGCCGAGCACGCGCTAGCGGCGGTGGGAGAAATCTTGGCGTCGTCGGGGTTGCGGCTGCATCCGGAGAAGACGAAGGTGGTCGACCTGCGTGAGGGTCGTGAGGGCCTGGATTTCCTGGGTTGTCACTTCCGGGCGGGTATGTCGGGGCGGTTATGGGAACAGTGCCGGATTGTCCGATACTACCTGCACCGCTGGCCCTCCCAGCGAGCCATGACCCGCTTACGGGCCAAGGTTCGTGACCGTACCGGGCGCAATCGGGTCGGAATGGACATCGGTGATGTGATCGCGGATTTGAACCCGATCCTGCGCGGGTGGGGTAACTACTTTCGCACCGGCAATGCCGCCAAGAAGTTCCGCCAGGCCGACTGGTACGTGGTGCACCGGCTGTTCAACGGGCACGGCCTGCACCGACTTCGCGGCACCATCCGCTATCCGAAGGCTGCGTAA
- a CDS encoding serine/threonine-protein kinase: protein MDDATNATQAWATPRRTPPSPRVFRGMMRARLAYSPLVASLFRLRARATATWRPMSLGSRGGFAGDAPRASVAAGAVFAGYTVLRPLGAGAMAEVYLAKHPRLPRRDVLKVLAENMTADAEFRERFNREADLAATLWHPHIVGVHDRGEFAGRLWISMDYVEGADAARLVEERYPDGMPLPEVLAIVAAVADALDYAHDRGLLHRDVKPANILVTEPECGERRILLADFGVARHLGDVSGITATNVAVGTVSYAAPEQLMGSNLDGRADQYALAATAFHLLTGSPPYEQTNPVAVISQHLRADPPRLSDHRPELAYLDDVFCKALAKQPEQRFERCRGFAAALGAWGGRGGGPGSAMRRLSRRTRAAAALVAVVAAAGTAWVAAQGLTPPEPVAAASPPVAPRVRPNTPHPATSRPAPPRPATAAAVAPALDGAYRLDFDIGRARHATAGAVGAGREHQIGWWAFRSSCTAAGCVATGTRLDDRNHQVASIAGGGETDVLRFVDGYWDGTPTQVWAGCRLPGRAGTATELEMVVWSLAPEANGKLRGMQTATVRTDECGHRGVVQRTTLVATRIGDVPPDVTVADPANVAPPDRTGPPAPAPVLGRTCGDADKLGYDLTTNEQVVCEDKTWDTKTWEKAPATTGVHAVGESCAQPDIPVFAMSASDDGYLIECNPRTRVWTRSPR, encoded by the coding sequence ATGGACGACGCCACCAACGCCACCCAGGCCTGGGCCACCCCGCGGCGAACGCCGCCCAGCCCGAGGGTGTTCCGCGGGATGATGCGGGCCCGCCTGGCTTACTCGCCGCTCGTCGCCTCCCTGTTCCGGCTGCGGGCACGGGCGACTGCGACGTGGCGGCCGATGTCTCTGGGCAGCCGCGGCGGCTTCGCGGGCGACGCGCCTCGGGCTTCGGTGGCCGCCGGCGCCGTTTTCGCGGGCTACACCGTGTTGCGGCCACTGGGTGCCGGTGCGATGGCGGAGGTGTATCTGGCCAAGCACCCGAGGCTGCCGCGGCGCGACGTGCTCAAGGTCCTCGCCGAGAACATGACGGCGGACGCGGAATTCCGCGAGAGGTTCAACAGGGAAGCCGATCTCGCCGCGACGCTCTGGCACCCGCACATCGTGGGCGTCCACGACCGCGGCGAGTTTGCCGGCCGGCTGTGGATCTCGATGGACTACGTCGAGGGTGCCGACGCTGCCCGGCTGGTCGAGGAGCGTTACCCGGACGGGATGCCGCTGCCGGAAGTTCTCGCGATAGTCGCCGCCGTGGCGGACGCCCTCGACTACGCCCACGACCGGGGCCTGCTGCACCGTGATGTCAAGCCCGCCAACATCCTGGTCACCGAACCCGAATGCGGTGAACGCCGAATCCTTCTGGCGGACTTCGGGGTTGCGCGACACCTCGGTGACGTCAGCGGGATCACCGCGACCAACGTCGCCGTGGGCACGGTGTCCTACGCCGCGCCCGAACAGCTGATGGGTTCGAACCTCGACGGTCGGGCCGACCAGTACGCGCTGGCCGCGACCGCGTTTCACCTGCTCACCGGTTCGCCACCCTATGAACAGACCAATCCGGTTGCGGTGATCAGCCAGCACCTGCGCGCCGATCCCCCCAGGCTCAGCGACCATCGCCCGGAACTGGCGTATCTCGACGACGTGTTCTGCAAAGCCCTGGCCAAACAACCCGAGCAGAGATTCGAGCGGTGTCGTGGCTTCGCCGCCGCGCTGGGCGCCTGGGGCGGCCGCGGCGGCGGGCCGGGGTCCGCGATGCGGCGGCTGTCGCGGAGAACCCGCGCGGCGGCGGCCCTGGTCGCCGTCGTGGCCGCCGCCGGGACCGCGTGGGTTGCCGCGCAGGGACTCACTCCGCCCGAACCCGTGGCCGCCGCCTCGCCGCCGGTCGCACCGCGGGTCCGCCCGAACACGCCGCACCCGGCCACGTCGCGCCCCGCCCCGCCGCGTCCGGCCACGGCGGCGGCCGTTGCGCCGGCACTGGACGGGGCCTACCGGCTCGACTTCGACATCGGCCGGGCCCGGCACGCCACGGCCGGTGCCGTCGGCGCCGGCCGGGAGCACCAGATCGGCTGGTGGGCGTTCCGCTCGTCGTGCACGGCCGCGGGATGTGTCGCCACCGGCACGCGGCTCGACGACCGCAACCACCAGGTGGCGAGCATTGCGGGTGGCGGCGAGACCGATGTGCTGCGTTTCGTCGACGGGTATTGGGACGGCACCCCCACGCAGGTATGGGCGGGCTGCCGCCTGCCCGGCCGGGCGGGCACGGCGACGGAGCTGGAAATGGTCGTCTGGTCGCTGGCGCCGGAGGCGAACGGCAAGCTGCGCGGGATGCAGACCGCGACCGTGCGCACCGACGAATGCGGTCACCGGGGCGTGGTGCAGCGGACCACGCTGGTGGCCACCCGGATCGGTGACGTGCCCCCGGACGTCACCGTGGCCGATCCCGCCAACGTCGCGCCGCCCGACCGCACCGGCCCGCCGGCGCCGGCGCCGGTGCTGGGCCGGACCTGTGGCGACGCCGACAAGCTCGGCTACGACCTGACCACGAATGAGCAGGTCGTGTGTGAGGACAAGACGTGGGACACCAAGACGTGGGAAAAAGCGCCCGCCACGACCGGGGTGCACGCGGTGGGGGAGTCGTGCGCCCAGCCCGACATCCCGGTCTTCGCGATGTCCGCGTCCGACGACGGCTACCTGATCGAATGCAACCCGCGCACGCGGGTGTGGACGCGGAGCCCGCGTTAG